A genomic stretch from Erigeron canadensis isolate Cc75 chromosome 9, C_canadensis_v1, whole genome shotgun sequence includes:
- the LOC122581740 gene encoding 5'-adenylylsulfate reductase-like 5, with amino-acid sequence MASPVTVSVFFLILIFLPISSFASSSFSCPKTVSFLNEIKLQCPTSVMYSWPIQVNEESLEKVLSFHQMNGYVAILFYASWCPFSRNVKPKFDALSSMYPHIKHVLVEESSVPPIVFSRHGIRSVPSILISNKTTGIRHRGSKDLVSLVQFYQKTTGLEPVINLTEDQTIFGDIKSGVSESNNKPQLKNLVSKEPYLAFSLFFVFLKALLYLYPNMVSDIIALWLAYIPHINISIFGESRPLLARVRQLVDVERVFNKLKLIKSRPFQNGARSARAWTSSLASFSLSRTSSS; translated from the exons ATGGCGTCCCCGGTTACTGTTTCTGTGTTTTTCTTGATATTGATTTTCTTGCCAATTTCATCATTTGCATCCTCATCATTTTCTTGCCCTAAAACGGTGTCGTTTCTCAATGAGATCAAGCTTCAATGCCCCACCTCTGTTATGTATTCTTGGCCTATACAG GTGAATGAAGAGTCGCTTGAGAAGGTCTTGAGCTTCCATCAGATGAATGGATATGTAGCCATATTGTTCTATGCTTCTTGGTGTCCATTCTCTAGAAACGTAAAACCTAAGTTTGATGCCCTGAGCTCAATGTATCCACATATTAAGCATGTATTGGTTGAAGAATCTTCTGTTCCACCTAT TGTTTTCTCGAGACATGGCATCCGTAGTGTTCCTTCTATTTTGATATCAAATAAGACAACTGGAATACGACACCGTGGTTCAAAGGACCTAGTCTCACTTGTTCAGTTCTATCAGAAAACTACAG GACTTGAGCCAGTAATCAATTTAACTGAAGATCAAACCATCTTTGGAGATATCAAATCTGGAGTTTCTGAATCAAACAACAAACCCCAACTGAAGAACTTAGTCTCAAAAGAACCCTATCTCGCCTTTTCCCTGTTCTTCGTCTTCTTAAAGGCACTCTTATACCTATATCCAAACATGGTATCTGACATTATCGCTCTTTGGCTTGCATACATCCCTCATATAAACATTTCAATCTTCGGAGAATCAAGACCGCTGTTAGCTCGTGTTCGTCAGCTGGTTGATGTTGAAAGAGTGTTCAACAAACTGAAGCTTATAAAAAGCAGGCCCTTCCAAAATGGAGCTAGAAGTGCCCGTGCATGGACTTCATCTTTGGCATCGTTCTCATTGAGCAGGACATCATCATCATAG
- the LOC122582185 gene encoding elongation factor P — protein MKAIAVSSAAKAKHYISKTLVSHSCSFRNYSLLITTHLNNKSSEPSIYSSSNPIRPSRHLLSAPWSANQIRFAKARGSDVRPGNVIERKGKVYQVVKAQHSTQGRGGAIIQVELRDVDSGNKVNERFRTDETVEKIFVEAKSFTYLYTDEESDSVVLMEPNTFVQLDVPKHLFGDSVAYLKDDITVSVELYNDRPMSASVPKRVTCTVVEAQVPMKGMGATPHNKRVLLDNGLRVEVPPHVLTGDKILIDTTDSSYISRA, from the exons ATGAAAGCCATCGCCGTATCATCAGCAGCAAAAGCTAAACATTATATTTCCAAAACACTTGTTTCTCACTCTTGTTCATTTCGTAACTACTCTCTTCTTATAACCACACACCTTAACAACAAATCATCTGAGCCCTCCATTTACTCATCATCCAATCCCATCCGTCCGTCCCGCCACCTTCTCTCCGCCCCATGGTCCGCCAATCAGATCCGATTCGCCAAAGCTCGGGGCTCCGAT GTGAGACCAGGAAATGTTATTGAAAGGAAAG GAAAAGTTTATCAG GTGGTGAAAGCACAACACTCGACTCAAGGAAGAGGAGGTGCTATTATACAG GTTGAGCTTCGTGATGTCGACAGCGGAAACAAAGTGAATGAAAGGTTTCGCACAGATGAGACAGTGGAAA AGATATTTGTTGAAGCGAAATCTTTCACGTACTTGTACACTGATGAAGAATCTGATAGTGTTGTGTTAATGGA GCCTAATACTTTCGTACAGTTGGACGTACCCAAACACCTATTTGGCGACTCTGTTGCATATTTAAAAG ACGATATCACCGTCTCTGTGGAACTTTATAATGATAGGCCTATGTCAGCATCTGTACCTAAACGAGTGACATGTACTGTGGTGGAAGCACAAGTTCCAATGAAGGGCATGGGAGCTACTCCTCA TAACAAGAGGGTGTTACTGGACAATGGCCTCAGAGTAGAG GTGCCGCCTCATGTTCTAACAGGTGATAAGATACTTATTGATACCACCGACAGCTCATACATAAGCAG AGCTTGA
- the LOC122583524 gene encoding putative disease resistance RPP13-like protein 1, with protein MGGIGKTALAKLLYNDEELKGHFELRAWVCVSHDFDVFNISKQIYQAVVGEDITFSGLDLLHVALKEELSDKKFLLVLDDVWNEDHKKWEALKQPLVGKVGSKVIVTTRNTVVASMMNSVEFHNLGVLKEEIAMCLFAQYALEEKTLTNIHRFL; from the coding sequence ATGGGCGGGATTGGAAAAACAGCTCTTGCAAAACTTTTGTACAATGACGAGGAACTGAAGGGTCACTTTGAACTCAGGGCATGGGTTTGTGTTTCTCATGATTTTGATGTATTCAATATCAGCAAGCAAATTTATCAAGCTGTAGTTGGGGAGGACATAACATTCTCCGGTCTAGATCTACTTCATGTAGCTCTGAAAGAAGAACTATCAGATAAAAAGTTCCTACTCGTTCTGGATGATGTCTGGAACGAAGACCACAAGAAGTGGGAAGCCCTCAAACAGCCACTTGTAGGGAAAGTAGGAAGTAAAGTTATTGTGACAACCCGGAACACCGTGGTTGCATCCATGATGAACTCTGTTGAGTTTCATAATCTAGGGGTCTTGAAAGAGGAGATTGCTATGTGTTTGTTTGCTCAGTATGCACTTGAAGAAAAAACTTTGACAAACATCCATCGCTTTCTATAG
- the LOC122583525 gene encoding putative disease resistance RPP13-like protein 1: MGGVAQQSDMEFRGHKWHNSRTQAELLSSPFTSKAIVCILLLVSKDHQFDKNKLVLKWMAQGFLSQTRGNKSMEILGHGYFEELQLRCFFQPFTNDKSRYTMHDLINDLAISIAGKFFFALDDKFDTNGQNKDLEKFCHFSFVDQGSLEYTGFKELHRARCLRTFLLMGFSARLNRLDNVIVKSLTRLKFQRGLSLASSSITKVPQSVGNLKHLRYLNVSKTSIKHLPKQVGKLYNLQSLLVRGVVNYLASGNGFKLSELKGLLDLQGELSIHGLEIVKDLTQAKDANLQKKQGLDDLALVWGDHFQNKTNEDDVIEKLRPHSKLKTPSISGYEGMKFPSWLRDPSFDQLTKLTLRDCKKCTELASLGHLTSLWELGIYDCSKLESINGEKEVVNEGSNIIKSLGQVTLHGCHSLESYSCPPSIERLVIKYCNSMTSLTFSQLEEVDFPSSSSSSNLKILDVGNCENIKSIGEK; the protein is encoded by the exons ATGGGAGGGGTTGCTCAACAGTCAGATATGGAGTTCAGAGGACATAAGTGGCATAATTCTCGCACTCAAGCTGAGCTACTATCATCTCCCTTCACATCTAAAGCAATTGTTTGCATATTGCTCCTTGTATCCAAGGACCATCAGTTTGATAAGAACAAACTTGTCCTAAAGTGGATGGCACAAGGGTTTCTGTCCCAAACAAGAGGCAACAAATCAATGGAGATTTTGGGTCATGGGTATTTCGAAGAGCTGCAGTTAAGGTGTTTTTTTCAGCCTTTTACTAATGATAAATCACGATACACAATGCATGACTTAATCAATGACTTGGCCATAAGCATTGCAGGAAAGTTTTTCTTTGCGTTGGATGATAAGTTTGATACAAATGGCCAGAACAAAGATTTGGAGAAGTTTTGTCACTTTTCATTCGTAGACCAAGGAAGCCTTGAATATACAGGGTTCAAAGAACTACATAGAGCTAGATGCCTGCGAACATTTTTACTTATGGGTTTTTCGGCAAGACTCAATAGATTGGACAATGTTATTGTCAAATCACTAACTCGATTAAAATTCCAAAGGGGTTTGAGCTTAGCTagtagttcaataacaaagGTACCACAATCCGTTGGTAATCTTAAGCATTTACGATACCTAAATGTTTCTAAAACCAGCATCAAACACTTGCCAAAACAAGTCGGTAAACTTTATAATCTTCAAAGTTTGTTGGTTCGTGGTGTCGTAAATTATCTAGCTTC AGGTAACGGTTTTAAGTTATCCGAGCTTAAGGGCCTCTTGGATCTCCAAGGTGAACTTTCCATCCATGGGTTGGAGATAGTGAAAGATCTAACTCAAGCAAAGGATGCCAATTTACAAAAAAAGCAGGGCCTTGATGATTTGGCATTGGTATGGGGTGATCATTTTCAGAATAAAACCAATGAAGATGATGTAATTGAAAAGCTAAGGCCTCACTCTAAGTTGAAAACACCGAGTATTAGTGGGtatgaaggaatgaaatttccTAGTTGGCTTAGGGATCCTTCATTTGATCAGTTAACAAAGCTTACATTAAGGGATTGTAAGAAATGTACAGAATTAGCATCACTGGGGCATTTGACTTCTCTTTGGGAGTTGGGAATATATGATTGTTCAAAGTTGGAATCAATTAATGGAGAGAAAGAAGTGGTTAATGAGGGGAGTAACATCATCAAATCTCTTGGACAAGTGACTCTTCATGGTTGTCATTCACTTGAGAGTTACTCTTGTCCACCTAGTATTGAGAGGTTGGTTATAAAGTATTGTAATTCAATGACATCATTGACGTTCTCTCAATTGGAAGAGGTGGACttcccatcatcatcatcctcctcTAATCTAAAGATTCTTGATGTTGGAAATTGCGAGAATATAAAGTCAATTGGAGAGAAGTAG
- the LOC122583526 gene encoding uncharacterized protein LOC122583526, which translates to MISTSGFYANNNYYKAEYYLTDGIYPEYSTFVKTFTDPIDEKRKYFKKKQESARKDIERAFGVLKKRWKVVSFPSRFWDKQRMHDVIYACITLHNMILEDEDKTFCQDFNDEDPALDPAYWEQQTPMEQRIANSQAVRNSQTHNMLLADLVDHLWENKRGNHPPYVPREVDDYFSDDD; encoded by the exons ATGATATCAACGT CGGGTTTTTATGCAAACAACAACTACTACAAAGCCGAATACTACTTGACAGATGGCATCTACCCTGAGTATTCCACTTTTGTGAAGACTTTTACTGACCCGATTGATGAAAAGAGAAAATActttaagaaaaaacaagaaTCGGCGCGAAAGGATATCGAGAGAGCATTCGGGGTTCTTAAAAAGCGTTGGAAAGTTGTTAGTTTTCCCTCACGGTTTTGGGACAAGCAGAGGATGCATGACGTGATATACGCGTGTATCACTCTACACAACATGATATTGGAGGATGAAGATAAAACTTTTTGTCAAGACTTCAACGATGAAGACCCGGCACTAGACCCGGCGTATTGGGAACAACAAACTCCAATGGAGCAACGGATCGCGAATTCACAAGCCGTACGAAATAGCCAAACCCACAACATGCTCTTAGCGGATTTGGTAGATCATCTTTGGGAAAACAAGAGGGGAAATCATCCACCATACGTGCCACGGGAAGTCGATGACTACTTTAGCGATGATGAttag